The Magnetospirillum sp. XM-1 genomic interval GCCACCAGGATGCCGGGCATTTCCGTGCTGACGGTGGGCTCGGAGCCGTGGAACAGCTCTTCGAACAGCTTCTCGCCGGGGCGCAGCCCGGTAAAGGCGATCTTGACGTCAATGTCGGGGCGCAGCCCGGCCAGGCGGATCATCTGGCGGGCGAGATGGACGATCTTGACCGGCTCGCCCATGTCGAGGACGAAGATCTTGCCGCGATAGGCCGGATGACCGATGCCGAAGGCCGAGGCCTGCAGCACCAGTTCCACAGCTTCCCTGACCGTCATGAAATAGCGGGTCATGTCGGGGTGGGTCACGGTGAGCGGCCCGCCTTCGGCCAGCTGCTTCTGGAACAGCGGCACCACCGAGCCAGTGGAGCCCAGCACGTTGCCGAAGCGCACGGTGACGAAGCGGGTGCCGCCTTGCTCGCCTTCCGCCAGATCCAGGGCCTGGGCGTACATCTCGGCGACCCGCTTGGTGGCGCCCATCACATTGGTGGGATTGACCGCCTTGTCGGTGGAGATCTGCACCATCAGGGAAACGCCGTTGGCGCGGCAGGCATCGGCGACCTGACGGGTGCCGACGCAATTGGTCAGAATGCCCTCGTCGGGATTGTACTCGACCATGGGCACGTGCTTGAGCGCCGCGGCGTGGAACACCAGATCGGGGCGGTGGGCCGCCATCGCCCCGCTGACCCGCGCCGCGTCACGCACGTCGCCCAGCAGCGGGATCAGCTCCAGGCCGGGCTGGCGGGCGGTGATTTCCTGGTCGATGGCGTAGAGATTGAACTCGCAAGCCTCGAACAGCACCAGCGAGGCCGGGCCGAAATCGCTGATCTGGCGCACCAGTTCGCTGCCGATGGAGCCACCGGCGCCGGTGACCAGGACGCGGCGGCCCTTGATCATGGACTCCATGGCCGGGCGGTCCAGCACCGCCTGGGGCCGGCCCAGCAGATCCTCGACGGCGATGGGGCGCATGGTGACGCGCTCCTCCACCCCGTCCTTCAACTCCATCAGGCGCGGAATGCGGGCCAGGGTCATGCCCAGCCGGTCGGCCTCGTCCAGCAACGCCCGCACCTCGGCACCATCCAGACGGTGGTCGGTGATGACCAGGCGCTGCGGCGCCTGGCCCTTCTGGCGCAGCGACATAACCACATCGGCCATCTCGTCGGTGGAGCCCAGCACGTCGATGCCGTGGATGTGGCGGCCCACCCGCGCGCCACGCGAACTCAGCAGTCCGACCGCCCGGTATTCGGCGTCGGGGGAACGGGCGGCGCGCAGGAACAGCTCGGCCTCGTCGCCGGCGCCGACCAGCAGCACCGGGACGCGGGCATGGTCGCTTTCGGCGCGCTTGCGGCTCTGGCGATGGTCCTTGAACATCCGGTAGACGAAGCGTGGCCCGCCCAGCAGGGCCAGCAGCACGAACCAGTTGATCAGCAGCACCGAGCGCGGCAGGGACTGCAGCCGGGTGGTCAGGAACAGCAGGGCGAGAAAGACCAGGATGGTCAGCGTCGCGGCCCGCGTCAGGGCCATCAGATCGTTGACCGAGGCATAGCGCCAGACGCCGCGATAAAGCCGCTGGGACACGAAGATCGGGGCCGCGATCAAGGTGAACAGGGCCGTGGCCAGCCCCAGATCGAGGCGATCCCACCAGATCCAGGTGTCTTCGCCCAGGCGCAGATAGAGCGCCACCACGAAGGACAGCGCCGCCATCACCACATCGTGGGCGAACGCCAGATAGGCACGCGACAGCGGCGGCAGTCTCATGGATATCCATTCCCCGGAGGACCCGGCTGCTGCCGGGGTGCCGAATGCCTCTGATTAAGGGAGAGCGGCCGCAGGGTCAAGTCCGCGCAGCCTTAGGGCTCTGGACTTCACTTTCGGCTGCGGATATCTAGGTTCCTCGTTGCGGCAAGGACAGTACGATTCATGGCGATCGCCTCCTATTTGTCTGATTCCTGGGCTCTGCTTGGCCGGGTCTCCCCGCAACCCGGTGTCGTCGCCGCCTCGGTGGCAGCCATCGTCGTCGTCGCCCTGGCCGGGCGGTTGCTGCTGCCCCGGTCCGAGCCGGCGCTGGCCTTCGGCGCCGGCATGGGCGGGCTGATTCTGGTGGGGACCGCCTTTGGTGTCGCCGGGTTGGATTTGCGCCTTGGCCTGCTCGTGATCGCCGTGGCCGCTGCGGCCTGCCTGATCCGGGATCGCCGTGAACTGGGACAATGGGCCGGTGTCGGGTTGCCGGTCCTGGCGATGGCCTTGCCCCTGCTGCTGCTGCTGTCGGACCGCCGCGGCTCGGAATGGGATGAGTTCAGCCACTGGCTTCATGCCTTCCGCTATGTCCAGGTCAACCATGCGGTTCCGGGTGGTCCGGCCGTTCCGGTCATGGCGACCTGCTGCGCCGCCTACCCCTATGGCTGGCCCATGGTCGGCCTTGCCGCCATGACGCTGTCGGGCTTCTCGGAAGCGGTGCCCGCGTTGCTCAACGTGCTGCTGCTGGCGCTATTCGCCATGCTGCTGGCCGGGCTGGCGCGCGGCGAGCCGTCGGCCGGCCGGCTGGGACCGGCCGCCGCCGCGGTGGCCCTGCTGGCCGCCACCGTGGCGTCTCCCACCTTCGTGCACAAACTGGCCTTTTCCGCCTATGCCGACGTAGCGACCGCTTTCCTGGCAGCCGTTCTGGCCCTGCTGGGGGAGCGGGTGGCGGGCGATGGCGACCGGGTGTCCCGCCACCGGCTGGCCCTGGCCTTTGGGCTGGTGGGTGCGGCGCTGATGGGGGTCAAGCCGGGCAATGCCGCTCTGTTCGGCTGTATTCTGGGCGCCGCCGGCGTGCTTGCCCTGCGCCGGGACGGCTGGAAGGGCCTGTTCCTGCTCCAATGGGTGTTCATGGTCATTCCCCCGGCCCTGGTCTCGGGGCTGTGGCGATGGCATGTCGATCACCTTCTCGCCGGGCGCGAAATGGTGATTCAGCCCATGGACCGGTGGCACGTGGCCGAGATTCCCCAGATCCTGCTGGCCATGCTGGACGTGGCCGGCAACAAGGGCGGCTATTTCGGCCTCGCCCTGATCATGGTGGTGCTGGGGCTGCGCGGTTTCCTGCGCGACCGCGACCGTCTGGACCGCCTGTGCGTCATGGCCGGGCTGGCCTTCCTCGGCTACAACCTGTTCCTTCTGGTCACTTACGTGGTGGTGTTCGGCGATTACGAAGCCCTGCACGTCGCCTCGTACTGGCGCTACAACACCCATCTCGGCCTGGTGGTCATGCTGCCGGCGGCCATCCTGGTCGGCCGGGGACTGGCGCGGGTCGGGCATCTGGCCGCCGCGCGGATGGCGGCGCGGCTCGCCTTGGTTCTGGTTCTGGCGGGGCCGCTGCTTGCCGTCGGCCAGATCCGCTTCGATCATGACCGGACCAAGCCGTTCCTGCGCCAATCCCTGCATCAGGCCGGAGCCATGATGCCGGCGGGCGAGCATGCGGTGGTGATCGACCCCCAGGGCACCGGTCTCGCCGGAGTCATGGCGTCCTACGAGTGGAGCGGACGGGTGACGGTGGATTCCTTCATGTCCGCCTTCACGCGGAGTGAGGCGCCCCCATGGCTGGACGCGCAGCCCGCCCATTGGGCATTTGTCTATTCCGGGGCCGCCGCCCTGGGACTGGAGCCGGTCAATTCCGCCTTCCTGCTGCATCGTGAGGGAAGCACCTGGACGGTGATCGATCAGTTCCCCTTCCCTGGCGGCAAGAGCCCCGAGCGTTGGCCCTGATGGCGCGGTTCGGGTCGCGGGCGGCAATTTCCATTCTTTACGCGGGGATCTCCGCCCTGCTGACCCTGGTCTGGTGGCGGGGAATGGTTCCGTTCACCTTTCTCGGACCCGACGCGGGCAACATCGCGTCCTTCGCCGCCGCCTGGAGCCATCCCGGCCAATGGCATGGCGACATGGTCCTGGCCAATACCGAGAATTTCCGCTTCTACGCCATCCTCCACATTCCGCTGCTGATGGGGCTGGCCTCGCTGCTGGGGGATTTCGGCACCGCCTTCGTGGTGCTGTTGTGGCCGGTCATGTGGCTGCAGGCCGAGGGATACTGGCGCCTGGGCCGATTGCTGTTCGGGCAAGGTGGCGGGGCGCTGGCCCTGGGGCTGTTGTCGTTCGGCACGGTGCCGTTGACCATCGATTATTACGGCACCTATGTCGACGCCGAGCCACGCTTCCTGTTTCAGGCGATCCTGCCCTTCCTGCTGATCGGCCTGCTGGGCGCCGCCGATTCGCCGAAGGGCTGGTTCCGGCTGTTCGGCCTGCATGGGCTGTCCATGTATGTCCATCCGGTCAGTACGCCGTCCGTGGCCCTGGCCTCCTGGCTGACCCTGGCGCTGCGGGGGCCCGGGGGAGCGCCGGCGGCGGTCTGGGTGTGGAGGCTGGTGGCGGCGGGGGTTGTGTTCGTCGCCGTCATCGTGCCCTTCGGCATCAACTACCTGACCGGCCACCAGCATGGTGCCACGGCCGATTATGCCGAGGCCATCGCCCGCCAGCA includes:
- a CDS encoding nucleoside-diphosphate sugar epimerase/dehydratase, which gives rise to MRLPPLSRAYLAFAHDVVMAALSFVVALYLRLGEDTWIWWDRLDLGLATALFTLIAAPIFVSQRLYRGVWRYASVNDLMALTRAATLTILVFLALLFLTTRLQSLPRSVLLINWFVLLALLGGPRFVYRMFKDHRQSRKRAESDHARVPVLLVGAGDEAELFLRAARSPDAEYRAVGLLSSRGARVGRHIHGIDVLGSTDEMADVVMSLRQKGQAPQRLVITDHRLDGAEVRALLDEADRLGMTLARIPRLMELKDGVEERVTMRPIAVEDLLGRPQAVLDRPAMESMIKGRRVLVTGAGGSIGSELVRQISDFGPASLVLFEACEFNLYAIDQEITARQPGLELIPLLGDVRDAARVSGAMAAHRPDLVFHAAALKHVPMVEYNPDEGILTNCVGTRQVADACRANGVSLMVQISTDKAVNPTNVMGATKRVAEMYAQALDLAEGEQGGTRFVTVRFGNVLGSTGSVVPLFQKQLAEGGPLTVTHPDMTRYFMTVREAVELVLQASAFGIGHPAYRGKIFVLDMGEPVKIVHLARQMIRLAGLRPDIDVKIAFTGLRPGEKLFEELFHGSEPTVSTEMPGILVAEPRSADAVELGAAIDGLARLCRDHDADGALAALCHVVPEYTVTPNTPVLAPQD